Proteins encoded together in one Impatiens glandulifera chromosome 1, dImpGla2.1, whole genome shotgun sequence window:
- the LOC124945721 gene encoding endo-1,4-beta-xylanase 4-like, which produces MINSYDHHTPLFLNDYNTIEEPSDKASSPDAYMKKIRKIRDNGYHGPLGIGLESHFNTPNLAYMRASIDKLATLSLPIWLTEIDVGSSPDQANLLDQVLKEGHGHPAVEGLVIWAGWKPTGCYRMCLTDNNFNNLPTGNVADRFLRQFIRIDDHLDVTDDMGYFEARLFHGEYSLRVNNTTLERYMNLNETKEFGFNVTNHSDKPRHQVQLITV; this is translated from the exons atgaTAAACTCATATGACCATCATACACCATTGTTCTTGAACGATTATAATACAATTGAAGAGCCAAGTGATAAGGCTAGCTCACCCGATgcatatatgaaaaaaattcgaaaaataaGGGACAACGGATATCATGGCCCATTAGGAATTGGGCTTGAATCCCATTTCAATACACCCAATTTAGCTTACATGAGAGCTTCCATCGATAAACTTGCAACCCTAAGTCTCCCCATTTGGCTCACAGAAATTGATGTTGGTTCTTCTCCTGATCAG GCAAATTTATTGGATCAAGTGTTGAAAGAAGGGCATGGGCATCCTGCAGTTGAAGGACTAGTAATATGGGCAGGATGGAAACCAACAGGATGCTATAGAATGTGTTTGACtgataataatttcaataatcttCCAACAGGAAATGTCGCAGATAGATTTTTGAGACAGTTTATACGCATCGATGACCATCTCGACGTGACCGACGATATGGGTTATTTTGAGGCAAGACTTTTTCATGGAGAATACTCATTGAGAGTCAATAATACAACTTTAGAACGTTACATGAACCTCAATGAAACTAAGGAGTTTGGTTTTAACGTAACAAATCATTCGGACAAACCTCGACACCAAGTTCAACTTATTACAGTTTGA